In Rhipicephalus microplus isolate Deutch F79 chromosome 7, USDA_Rmic, whole genome shotgun sequence, one genomic interval encodes:
- the LOC119179442 gene encoding GTP-binding protein Di-Ras2: MTEESEYRIRLVTLGGGGVGKSSIVKRFLFNTYSDRYKPTVEDLFCKEYDLESMTLKVDILDTAGDHQFPAMRRLSIANGHAFLLVYSVDSMASFELVKQCFQEVREHKPDYQEVPIIVAGNKIDLPADRRQVSKEDVAEWLFCDLPRLRAKFVECSAKENTNIRELFRGYLHLARIPHHSASEAPPHQLTHAGAAVTAIGGLQRRCSARVSGPRARGLASFSSSLQASPSSAVPEEQAIAKAKPRSRSLIRRTSKKASKLKEHGVDDCTVS, translated from the exons ATGACCGAAGAGAGCGAGTACCGCATCCGTCTGGTGACGCTGGGTGGCGGAGGCGTCGGCAAGAGCTCCATCGTCAAGCGCTTCTTGTTCAACACGTACTCCGACCGCTACAAGCCCACCGTGGAGGACCTCTTCTGCAAGGAGTACGACCTCGAGTCCATGACGCTCAAG GTGGACATCCTGGACACCGCGGGTGACCACCAGTTTCCGGCGATGCGCCGGCTGTCGATCGCCAATGGCCATGCCTTCCTGCTCGTCTACAGCGTCGACTCAATGGCATCGTTCGAGCTCGTCAAGCAGTGCTTCCAGGAAGTTAGGGAGCACAAGCCAGATTATCAG GAGGTCCCCATCATTGTGGCTGGCAACAAGATTGATCTGCCCGCCGACCGGCGCCAAGTGAGCAAGGAAGACGTCGCCGAGTGGCTGTTCTGCGACCTGCCTCGGCTGCGTGCAAAGTTTGTCGAGTGTTCGGCCAAAGAGAACACCAACATCCGGGAACTCTTCCGGGGATACCTGCACCTAGCTCGCATACCGCACCACTCGGCTTCCGAAGCCCCGCCTCACCAACTGACGCACGCCGGCGCGGCGGTCACGGCTATAGGCGGCCTGCAGCGAAGATGCAGCGCCCGCGTCTCGGGTCCACGCGCTAGGGGACTAGCTTCTTTCTCGTCCTCTCTACAG GCGTCGCCTTCGTCTGCCGTTCCCGAGGAGCAAGCCATAGCCAAAGCCAAGCCCAGGAGCCGCTCGCTCATTCGCAGGACGAGCAAGAAAGCATCCAAGCTGAAGGAACACGGCGTGGACGACTGCACCGTCTCGTGA